In a genomic window of Temperatibacter marinus:
- a CDS encoding EAL domain-containing protein — MSKVPDRFLGFAFTVGDVLLEVDTKLNVLNADGAISILASEDDSVVMGKPLSALVSEQDMSMFDLTMAGLDKASRIGPIMISCGLDPDNRKEFAMFAGRLPMYADITYLALSYPYRLGLDEDEEDELTDNERKDKFFNRLDKLLQKTAGTEENLMVTVLESDINELTSGKQKEVEKFLKSFSVGGNSAAKLTESKFALVHEKGESGESDKLISDNLSKATGVNLNSASIDASKISEEGDEDGMKALVFSLQQFAEDNQNFDMQTFKSEGSDLIQETTTKVTKFRDMLNAGDFNFVYQPIVSLQSGTTHHFEALCRFDLKGVNVNQFEMICFAEDVGLIMDFDHAILKRAIGLIKPKMGMASAPKIAVNLSGKSLSNAAFLDNLVEELKNAPSLARNLSLEVTESAKITDLEGLNKVLEKIRALGFRVYLDDFGAGASGFQYLKQLVVDGVKIDGEYVRDAVKDKTTRAFLMSMATLCQQIGVETVAEWVETKEHADLLTKIGVNYGQGYYYGKPSPNLTPARARAAG; from the coding sequence ATGTCAAAAGTGCCAGATAGATTTTTAGGATTTGCCTTCACTGTGGGGGATGTCCTTCTGGAAGTGGATACAAAATTAAATGTCTTGAATGCTGACGGGGCTATCAGTATCCTTGCAAGTGAAGACGACAGCGTCGTGATGGGCAAACCGCTTTCGGCGTTAGTGTCTGAGCAAGATATGTCCATGTTTGATTTGACGATGGCAGGGCTTGATAAAGCATCTCGAATTGGTCCTATCATGATTTCTTGCGGACTTGATCCTGATAATAGAAAAGAATTTGCCATGTTTGCTGGCCGCTTACCTATGTATGCAGACATTACCTATCTTGCGCTCTCGTATCCTTACCGTCTTGGCCTTGATGAAGATGAAGAAGACGAACTGACAGACAATGAACGAAAAGATAAATTTTTTAATCGCTTAGATAAATTACTTCAGAAAACGGCCGGAACTGAAGAAAATTTAATGGTGACAGTTCTAGAAAGCGACATTAACGAGCTTACGTCAGGAAAACAGAAGGAAGTCGAAAAATTCTTAAAATCCTTCTCGGTTGGCGGGAACTCTGCTGCAAAACTAACGGAAAGTAAATTTGCTCTTGTTCATGAAAAGGGCGAGTCAGGTGAATCTGATAAATTAATCTCTGATAATCTGAGCAAAGCCACAGGTGTTAATTTAAATTCTGCGTCTATCGATGCTTCAAAAATCTCAGAAGAGGGCGATGAAGACGGCATGAAAGCTTTGGTATTTTCCTTGCAACAATTTGCGGAAGACAATCAAAATTTTGATATGCAGACATTTAAATCTGAAGGATCAGACTTAATTCAGGAAACGACAACAAAAGTAACAAAATTCAGAGATATGCTGAATGCTGGTGACTTTAATTTTGTTTATCAGCCAATTGTTTCCCTACAGAGTGGCACAACACATCATTTCGAAGCCTTGTGTCGGTTTGATCTCAAGGGGGTTAATGTCAATCAATTTGAGATGATTTGTTTCGCAGAAGATGTGGGATTGATTATGGATTTTGACCATGCGATTTTAAAACGAGCTATTGGCCTCATAAAACCAAAGATGGGAATGGCCTCAGCACCTAAGATTGCCGTTAACTTATCAGGCAAATCTCTATCCAATGCAGCTTTCCTAGATAATTTGGTCGAAGAATTAAAAAATGCACCTTCTCTTGCCCGTAACTTGTCTCTTGAAGTCACTGAATCTGCAAAAATCACTGACCTAGAGGGTTTGAACAAGGTTCTTGAAAAAATTCGCGCCCTTGGTTTCCGTGTCTATCTTGATGATTTTGGGGCGGGGGCATCTGGCTTCCAATACCTTAAGCAATTGGTCGTGGACGGCGTTAAGATTGACGGCGAATATGTCAGAGATGCAGTGAAGGACAAGACCACACGGGCCTTCTTGATGTCAATGGCGACACTGTGTCAACAGATCGGTGTAGAAACTGTTGCAGAATGGGTGGAAACTAAAGAACATGCTGATTTGCTCACCAAGATCGGTGTGAACTACGGCCAAGGATATTATTACGGAAAGCCTTCCCCGAATTTGACACCTGCACGCGCCCGTGCCGCAGGCTAG
- a CDS encoding DsbA family oxidoreductase, producing MNIDVIIDVVCPWCYLGKKELDKALEALGREQFNVTYRPYQLSPDSPAEGVDRATYYRRKFGNSPQLQQMRSHLTSRGHELGIHFDFESDCLIGNSMDAHRLIKWSKGAGCQDEVTDAIMKAYFEQCKLVSDKELLTSIAVKSGMDEGIVEKLFANTQDVDMIKKEIDYARSIGVTGVPVYIFDQKLSLVGAEPADKIIQTIQSVQA from the coding sequence ATGAATATTGACGTGATTATCGATGTGGTATGTCCTTGGTGTTACCTGGGCAAAAAGGAATTAGATAAGGCGCTTGAGGCGTTAGGCCGAGAGCAGTTTAATGTAACATATAGACCTTACCAGCTCTCGCCAGATTCGCCGGCAGAAGGCGTAGACAGGGCAACCTATTATCGACGTAAATTTGGAAATAGTCCTCAGTTACAACAAATGCGCTCGCATTTAACGTCTCGCGGTCATGAATTAGGCATTCACTTTGATTTTGAAAGTGACTGTCTGATTGGAAACAGTATGGATGCCCATAGATTAATAAAATGGTCAAAAGGGGCAGGATGTCAGGATGAAGTCACAGATGCAATCATGAAGGCTTATTTTGAACAATGTAAATTAGTAAGTGATAAGGAATTGTTAACCAGTATTGCTGTAAAATCAGGGATGGATGAAGGAATAGTTGAAAAACTATTTGCCAATACTCAAGATGTGGATATGATTAAAAAAGAAATTGACTATGCACGTTCAATTGGGGTGACGGGTGTGCCAGTATATATTTTTGATCAAAAGCTTTCTCTCGTTGGTGCAGAACCTGCAGATAAAATAATACAAACAATTCAGTCAGTTCAGGCATAA